In one Nicotiana sylvestris chromosome 8, ASM39365v2, whole genome shotgun sequence genomic region, the following are encoded:
- the LOC104243849 gene encoding pectin acetylesterase 11-like, giving the protein MQNAKNAILTGSSAGGLATILNCDKFKSFFPDDVKVKCVANAGFFINAKTIFGTSDIQEMYQKVVTLHGSAKNLPPSCASAMEPSLFLEWSS; this is encoded by the exons ATGCAAAATGCTAAAAAT GCAATCCTGACTGGATCTTCGGCAGGAGGGTTGGCTACAATCTTGAACTGCGACAAGTTCAAGTCCTTCTTTCCCGATGATGTCAAAGTAAAGTGCGTTGCAAACGCAGGCTTCTTCATCAATGC GAAGACAATCTTTGGTACTTCAGACATTCAAGAGATGTATCAGAAAGTTGTAACTTTACAT GGATCGGCTAAGAATTTGCCTCCATCTTGCGCCTCTGCAATGGAACCAAGTCTG TTTTTGGAGTGGAGTTCTTGA